The stretch of DNA TCATGGTTTTAAACCCTGTCTTGTATCTGAATCAATACAAGGCTTTAATGATGCCCTAATTTTACAGAACCCAACAATGATAGCCCTATGaattctgctgctgctgagttATGGGATAACCAGGAAGGTAAGTAGTCTGTGTACCAACTAGTCTATTAtccattaatattttttttttatgtgtgtgggtgtaatGTTTTATATTTGCAAGccattcatttttgttttattgtttttcagcCTTCAAAGCCCATTTGCACGCAACCTACAAGAACTGACCTCTAAAACCGCACATGCCTGTCTCTCTTCTTTTATCTGTGTGTGAcctcacctttttttttcttggtcatAATTATGTAAATTAAACCATGAGTCTGTTTAATGTACAGTATTTGTATGTTCAATTTAACTTGTCTGAATAAAATGCTGTTCAGTagactgtttttatttattcactgaTGCCAAAGCCAATTTAACAAGACATAAGCAAGGGTCGGATCCCTTTTTAAAGGGCCCACCAAGTTGTTGGTGTTCTGTTTCTGTTAAAGTAATGAATAAAAGCCAGGAAATATCAAATCAAAACCCAAGACCATACCAGTGACTTgctgtagtgtctaaacttggaggtatctttgaattattagtctattcaaactagctgaggtttttcttgggtaaatagcaaagcacttttgtaagtcgctctggataagagcgtctgctaaatgtaatgtaaattctGACATTCTCTGCAGGACTTGTAGGGTCTACAATCATTTTATTCCTAAGTGTAACCCCACTTTCTAACCATCTagccaaatatatatatttcttcacATAAGTATTTCTGGGGGGGAAAACATCCCAGTATTGGCACAGGGAAAATAGTTGTTAGAATGAAACACTGGAGCTTGAAAGACAATTTAGAGGCGGTAAAGGGGCTGTTTAGTCCTGAAGACATGGGGTTGGGAAGAGCTAAACATCATATTGCGACCAGCCAGCCGAGGTGCTAGACCTGTAGCTGCTTCACTTTGGAAAGACTGTGCTTTCCATGTTTTCTAGAGTCAGTAGGACATTTTacttatacacacatatataaactaAACTACAAAAATGCTGACTTTGTGAGGTAATGAAACCAGACACATGCATATATCTATCCCAGATTGATTTTGGAAGGATGCTTCTACACAATAAGTCGGGACcggtcatttacatttattgatCTTAAAGACACTGTGACAAATGCTTATATAGTAGAAGGAAGAAGAGTTTGTGGTGCATTGATCTATAAAACAGCTTAAGTGGATTTTGTAAGGGATGTAAAACAGGGAAAATGTTGGATATTAGCCTGTTCATAGAAAACAGTAAGTGACAGTTGTAATGGGGCACAGCTGGAGATGTCcttacagtgtatatataataatacatataatctTATAGCGTAATATAACCCTTCCTTCAATGTATTTTACTAGAAATTAGTGATGTCCTAGTGAAGTTTAGAGTTTCCTGCAATTGCCAATATGTAAATATGACTAAATTAAAATTAAGATAAATACGACCTTcccatttttaatttaatacgTATTTTGAGAGTGATGTTTTTCCATTTGTTAGAAATGATCAATATCCTACTCTATACCCTGTGAAAAGGGTTTTTACTGGTAGGCAGGCAGGGGGCAGTGTTTCAAatggtttaaaaataaacagGCTACTGGATGCAACAGGAAATAGGAGGTTTTCTTAAGTTTCCAACAGAACATACCATCATATTTTACAGTCTAACCCTGATTTCTCACTCTCACAACGATGTTGTTGATACTCCATCAACAGCAGTGGCTCTAGTTGAGCAGGCAGAATATGCACCCTAATCTGCAGTTGGAATGATTGCAGCAGCCGGAAGCTCTGCTGCCCTGagacaccacctccacctccatgaTCTCTTCCAAAGTGTCGTCCTCCTCTTGTATATCCCTGCAGGCCTCAGCCCAGGCGTTCTGTGTGGGCTCCACTGACCACAGTGGCACGTTCACCCTCTGAAGCATCTCCTGGAGAAGGCCATCAATCTCCAGCACATGGCTCTTGAGGTCTGGCTTCTGCTCCCCCTCTGTTGACACCCAGGGCATCTGCACCGTGGCAGCCCGCCCCGCTACTTCAGAGCCTCCGCCTGCCGCCCCAGAGTTGACCAGGGCCCGGCGGTCCTTGCGCTGGCCGAGGGGAAAGCTCTCCTGCAGGGTGCTGACCCTCCGTAGGTCTTGCTGGAAATTCTCCAGGCCACAGAGGAAGAGCACCCACATTCGCTCCACTTGCTCACGGTCTTCCTGCCCCTGCTCCGTGTCTAccagcagggccagcagcctcCGGTGTAGCCCTGGAACATGAGCATATTCAGGACAGCAGACAAGGCAGAGTAAACAATTAGAAATTGTGATATGCACCATTTCGCGTCTGATGTAGAACCGTGGTGTTTAACCATCCACCAGGAGAGCTACAGTCCAGCCCGAAtcgcagtggaagaactgtgttctctggaatgatggatggtggagctccatccaatacttttgggatgagttgggaatgaggtgggatggtgatcatccatcatcctgacctcactaatgctctttgtgctgaatgcaatcaaatcctcacagcaatgcacctccaaaatctagtggaaagccttttttccttggacagtagagacagttactccaacaaaagcagaataataCTTTTGgaagaacaatgaatgagtaggtgtcccaatacttttgtcaatttagtgtatcTGACTCCACCCAAtcatgctgaagttataagCAGTATTTCTTTGTTTGCTTTCTGAATTATTTGCAATACCAATACAGgtcagccaatcaaaacagagggTGTTTACATATAACAGCAACAGCCTGTTTCATTTTAAGGATAAAAGTGGATCTCcgggaaataaataataaaggaaTAAGATACGGGTCCTTAAATAACAGCAGTAATCCTGTCAGCCAAGGATTACACCAGTCTCTAGAGACAGTTCCTGTCCATTAGTCCACTCTTCTACACAGAGTGTTTTACTGTGCTGTAACAGTTTGAGAATTAGGCTTGAGGCCTGGTGATACTACTGGGTCTGAGTCCCAAGCTTCATCATGTCTGTTGAACCGGTCACACAGATTTGGACCTGTGCACCCTACGTTGGTCatcctttatatatataaataaagagttAAAACAAGGCCCTTTTTAAGGAAACAGGTCATTGATTAAAAACATACCGCTATTCTGTAGCAATGTCAGTAAATGAAGCTTTTAAGACTGATGCAGTTCAGGTATCCCGACTTTTGCTGATTACTTACAAACCCTCTGTCTGTATAACAGCAGAGCTGGACAGGGTGCAGTATTTGGACAACACTGCATGTAAGGACTGATCTCATAGTGGTTAGAAAAGAGCATTTAACTAAGATCAGTACTGTTTCCAAAACCATCAAAAGATTACTGAAGGGTGGAGAAAACTTAACTTGACAGGTTTACCTTTATTAAGACAACAGATAATTTAAtcagtttatttagtttataaaaattatttatataaccATTACTATTCTAAATATGTAGGCCTTTTTTCTTATGGGCTCTGAATTTCTGCCTATAGGCCTCTGGCACCAATTCATAGGTATGgaaccctatatatatatatatatatatatatgaaggtTCATACCTCTGAATTGAATTGGTGCCAGAGGCCTATAGGCAGAAATTCAGAGCCCAtaagaaaaaataattatattaatatatataattaatatatatatataatattattattattttttattatattattttatattatatatatataattattgattTCAATATAAttattgaaatatatatattttaattattatatacaatGTATTTCTTtagaatattttataatattataattaacatttacaataaattataatattattataaataaataaataaataaataaatcattacagttattataaaacaataaataaaaaaataaaaaaaataaataaataatgtatttctttataataatattataataaatatcattattcaaatatataaaatacatacacatttcACAAGATACTTATAAGGGCAAAATCTGCACCACCGCAGCAGTGTTTTGGTAGAAATGCAGACTGCCCACCTCTCCCGCAACCTGCGGGACTCTCCCGCACACTGAGATTACGCACCACACACGATCCCGGAAATCTGTGTATCAGACTTGCTCGCGCACTATTTGGGAGCTAATAAGACCGACTGGGCGACCATCCTGATTGGTCCCTCCTTCGGCTCAGCAGACCTATCGGCGTTCTCTGTGGGCGGGGTTTACAGTCGGCcactttcattcattcagatgaGCGTCCAGCAGCGCCGGGGCAGAGAGTTCAAAACAGGACATTTTAATGACACATATTCTGGATATAGCGATTTATAGACTAGACTAAATCACCAGAATAATAACTTTAGAAAAATGGATATgccttatgtgtgtgtgtgtgtgtgtgtggttgttacAGGCTGTAtattggctatatatatatatatatatatatatacaggctatatattgtcactgttctgcccctattttttattttttaatcactttTTCGACATAATGTGAATGTTATTCTTTACCTCGtgtcaaaatattattatatacagaccaatagaaatgcttcaatatgacttaaaaatatatatataaatattttttattctgAATTTTGTACTAATCAATATAACTATAAGGGTGTGGGGACCTGGACTTTTAACTTGTCAGAATTACAGTATAGACTATAGAATTACAGTTTTTACTAGTAATAACAAGTCTGTGTATCTTTAATTCGTCTTTTTTGGTAAAAAATTATAGAAATtataatgtaaaattaaaaaaattatgaaaaaaaatactATAGTCAGAATTACATGAAGTGTTTTAAAGCACGTCCTGACAATATGACTAGTCAAAGTGGCTCTATTGATCTGTAGATCCAATATTAAGGACAGTGCCTTACATTAAACATttctccattttggagatacaagctttttaTAATAGTTAAAGTTACTGACATCTGCATTTATTAAACTGTAATTTCTCTCAGGACAGGTAATGGTGCAGCAAACTCAGCTACTCCAGACTTCACTCCTTCCTACCTGTGCATATCCTATAAGCCAGTGCCCTGGTTTCCTCCAGCTCCTCTCTCAGGCTGCTTCCATCCGTGTTGCTCCCTAAGCAGGTGGCCATTTGCTGGTAGCAGGCAGTCACCTTGCTGAGGGCGGCCTGCGCCTGCTCGCACTCGCTCACCTGTCTCCTCCTGGCCTGGATCTCCCCCACTGACCGCCGCCAGCGATTCATGCCCACTCGTGTGCTCGCAGCCCACAGCTGATTAAAATTTTAGCACATTTGGGACTGGGTTCCTGTACACAGAGACAGCCTGGACATCAACTAAAAATAACCTTTGAGTGATGAATCTTTCCGCAGAGCTGGTCCCAGCTGCAGAGTAGACTAGTGCTTAAAATTGTATTACAATATCTCTGTCTGCTTAAGTGTAGCTCATTTCTGTTTTACAAGTTTAATGCCGTTTCCTTTTTCATGACTTAGAAAGCCTCTTCTTCAGTCATGTGGGTCCTAGATTTTTGAAACAGACCAGACTATTGCTATGAAATCCCATTATAATGAGGAATTTTGTATATCAGAGCAAATCGAAATCAGGCTACAGGACAATTGCTTGTTGCTCTGTCTTAATCAGAAGCAGACGTGGTTGCTGCCAGTGCTTAAACACAGTAGTAGATGTAGTGTTCATCCACTCTAAGGTCCAAGGCCAGACGTAACTGAATTTTCTCCAGTAAAACAAATTCAAATTCAGCATATCTGTAATTTCAGGTGTCAACTATGAAACGTTTATTAGAAAAAcatatctataatctataatatcTATAAAGTCTATAATCTATAGTCTATAATAATATCTATAAAGCCATGCAGTTCTGTGTGTCTTTGCTCTCTGACgtgtacatgtgtgttcactgcatggatgggtttaAGCCAGAGGCCAGATTCCACCTCTGGTGTCCAACTCTAATGTAAATATGTCTTTGTGTCTTCGTCTAGTCATATTGTCAGGACAACTTATCCTTAATGTAATTGTGACCAATCATAGATTGCCATGGAATCTCATCTCCTCTTACCCataattacttttttactaGGAAAAatcctaataaataaataaataaataaataatatatatatatatatatatatatatatatatatatatatatatatatatatatatatatatatatatatgcacgcAATTACTTTCTTACCAGTGGAATTTGTATTAGACACCTACACTATAATTCCAGATAgtaaaaaaatcaaattttagaaatcaatattattattattactatctcATCTGAATTTTAGAtatctaatattatattttaaagtaTTTCTAAATTGGGAAACTGAATATATTCTAAATGCACATTACATATAGTCAaaactaaatgtaaaaatgtaaatgagcttttttactaataaaaaaaatatataatatacaatacaatataaatataacgaAATGAGGACATTTGTTCTAGTCAGACTTACAGTATAGACTATGGAAGCACtagtaaaaacaaatgtgtataTCCTCAAGTGATAAAAATGAAGATTATACACAAGAtacaattttaaaaaaatggtaaaatTTGACTATATTCAGAATTACATTACAAGTGTTTTAAAGCATATGTCCTGATAATATGACagataatgtaatataatatatataatacaatataatatatattatacagatAATATAATCTGGTGTCACTGGTGGCATCATAAATCATATAATATTAACATGATTTAGACATTCTGTTTAGGATCTAATCAACGTATATCAAAAATCTACTTCCAGTCAAAACCACCAGTCAACCAGTTCTCAGTGGAGTTGTAGCAGATGTACAGTGAAAGAAACCAACCAGCGATTACCTGAAAGCGTCTAATCCTTCAGAATATCACGACTTTCTCCCATTCTGTTGTGTTGACAGCCTCATATCACAGTTTGACTGCATCTGAGACGTCTGCTGCCAACCACTctattatatcatatatatcaaCCCCCTTCACCTCTACACTTCCTTTTCCGATGGCTTAACAGGAGCTGGTCTTCAGGGACACACATTTCAATTAGGCCCAAGCCCTGCAGCTGATGCTCTCAGAATCAACAGGGTACGTACGTCACATCTGAGGGAAACCTCCTTTCAAAATAAACACATGCTTAATGCGACTCATGGAaagatactgagagagagagagcgagcatgcTTGAGGGCTATGTCGAGCGAGGTTACATCAGGACCGGCTTGTGCACCTGGCCGTTtttcctgtgtttgtgtgtacgcTTTGGGTGCAGCCCCTCAGGCCTGTTTAATTGTCAGCTGGGAGAGAGATGTGGGACTCCAGAGGAAGAGGCGGGGGatctttttttttgacagcgCCCCTCCTGTGGTTTCTCAGGCTTGTTTGAAAGATGAGGATGCGCTCCCACAGGTCTAGTATCCCAAGCAACCTCAGTAAGATTGGTTCATTCACATAGGAAAACACCAGAGCTGTAATAAGCCCTCGCACCATGAATCGTTTTATTGTAGTCATTGAATTTTTCTTTAGTCAGTCTtgttccttttatttatttttgttaattttattttatttatttgctgaattctgTACtggcaattaacccacccatacttaactccccctagcaccagcaatgctccctacactaggagggtaaggactctacactagaagggtaagaggccaccacctctttttttaaaacctcTTTTCCACGATCTAACAGACGCCTACGCCAGCCGACATTACtttaggagtgatgaggggacaCTATggctcccctcatcactcttaaagcgacgGCTCTTTCCTCCAAGAGTGTCAGCTGCCTGGCGATGCTGCATTGGCAGCAGGTAAAAAGGAGGCGTCGCATGTATCAGAAGaggcatgtgttaagtccttaccctcctagtgtcaggggcattgctagtgttgGGGGTGTCTATTGGCAgacaaattgggagaaaagctTGGGAGAGAGCTTGCTTGGCCAATTGTGCACTCTTTGACTCtggacgctgatggcaaagtgacaAGGCTCGAGATTTCTACTAGTGTGGCAGGCCTTTAGAGTTCCTCATCAATTGATGTCCAGGTGGTCTTTTGAGTCTTTATTGAATATCTAATAACAGTTTAGGCGGTTAGAAGGTATTTGTTCATTCTCATAGCAATGACAAAcacaatttttatatatatacaacattAAAATACAGATTGGGAATTGACATGCCTTACAAAGGCAACTAGAaactttgacacacacacatggagacTATGTTTTCAAGTTATACAACAAATGGATTTTCATAACACAAACTTAATCAAATGTAGATCAGACAAATTTTGACAGGTGTTATAGAACGAAGCCCATAGTTTCCATGTTAGGTATGATAGAATCTCATTCTCTTATTAGTAGTATGTAAAAGGATCACAGTCATGTTTGAAGGCCCGCTGACTGAGCTAACGGATACAAAAAAACGCCAGCAAGCTGAGGCGATCTAAGCTCAATACATACAATCCGCAATGGCTGTCGAGTCTTAACCGCTCGAGTCAAGTGTGCACTGCCCTGCACTTGAACTCGTAGGGAGAGGACTGTAAGGAGTTCACTGTTAAATGCTGGTATATTCCGGTGCAACAGTGGGGAAGCAGTTAGTTGGGGTTCAGGTAACAGATACATCTGTGATTTTGGCCTCATTCTTTACAGGTCTTGCTAAATGAAGTGCATAATGTCTGGAGATCAGCTGAAATGCATGGAAGCTATGCAGGCTATGTGGCGATAGCCT from Salminus brasiliensis chromosome 7, fSalBra1.hap2, whole genome shotgun sequence encodes:
- the LOC140559618 gene encoding regulator of G-protein signaling 9-binding protein; translation: MNRWRRSVGEIQARRRQVSECEQAQAALSKVTACYQQMATCLGSNTDGSSLREELEETRALAYRICTGLHRRLLALLVDTEQGQEDREQVERMWVLFLCGLENFQQDLRRVSTLQESFPLGQRKDRRALVNSGAAGGGSEVAGRAATVQMPWVSTEGEQKPDLKSHVLEIDGLLQEMLQRVNVPLWSVEPTQNAWAEACRDIQEEDDTLEEIMEVEVVSQGSRASGCCNHSNCRLGCIFCLLN